The following coding sequences are from one Sander lucioperca isolate FBNREF2018 chromosome 2, SLUC_FBN_1.2, whole genome shotgun sequence window:
- the LOC118494617 gene encoding tetratricopeptide repeat protein 28-like — MEKQATLKEKFSIFSSRTASRPLRCVSGDEGGRFGLSKAEFMEKVQQSNEACQRGDFQAAVYLYTDALQADPQNCILYSNRSAALLKLGQHQAALDDAGKACELNPKWPKKG, encoded by the exons ATGGAGAAGCAAGCGACTCTGAAAGAAAAG TTTTCCATATTCAGTTCTCGGACAGCGAGCAGACCCCTCCGCTGTGTTTCTGGAGACGAAGGAGGCAGGTTTGGTCTCAGTAAGGCCGAGTTCATGGAGAAAGTTCAGCAGAGCAACGAGGCGTGTCAGCGGGGTGACTTCCAGGCAGCCGTTTATTTGTACACTGATGCCTTGCAAGCGGACCCACAGAACTGCATCCTGTACAGTAACCGTTCAGCAGCGCTTCTCAAACTGGGACAACACCAGGCGGCGCTGGACGATGCTGGAAAAGCCTGCGAGCTCAATCCCAAGTGGCCCAAG